One window from the genome of Trabulsiella odontotermitis encodes:
- the rpoB gene encoding DNA-directed RNA polymerase subunit beta, with translation MVYSYTEKKRIRKDFGKRPQVLDVPYLLSIQLDSFQKFIEQDPEGQYGLEAAFRSVFPIQSYSGNSELQYVSYRLGEPVFDVQECQIRGVTYSAPLRVKLRLVIYEREAPEGTVKDIKEQEVYMGEIPLMTDNGTFVINGTERVIVSQLHRSPGVFFDSDKGKTHSSGKVLYNARIIPYRGSWLDFEFDPKDNLFVRIDRRRKLPATIILRALNYTTEQILDLFFEKVVFEIRDNKLQMELVPERLRGETASFDIEADGKVYVEKGRRITARHIRQLEKDDIKLIEVPVEYIAGKVSAKDYVDESTGELICSANMELSLDLLAKLSQAGHKRIETLFTNDLDHGPYMSETVRIDPTNDRLSALVEIYRMMRPGEPPTREAAESLFENLFFSEDRYDLSAVGRMKFNRSLLRDEIEGSGILSKEDIIDVMKKLIDIRNGKGEVDDIDHLGNRRIRSVGEMAENQFRVGLVRVERAVKERLSLGDLDTLMPQDMINAKPISAAVKEFFGSSQLSQFMDQNNPLSEITHKRRISALGPGGLTRERAGFEVRDVHPTHYGRVCPIETPEGPNIGLINSLSVYAQTNEYGFLETPYRKVTDGVVTDEIHYLSAIEEGNYVIAQANTNLTEEGRFVDDLVTCRSKGESSLFSADQVDYMDVSTQQVVSVGASLIPFLEHDDANRALMGANMQRQAVPTLRSDKPLVGTGMERAVAVDSGVTAVAKRGGLVQYVDASRIVIKVNEDEMYPGEAGIDIYNLTKYTRSNQNTCINQMPCVSLGEPVERGDVLADGPSTDLGELALGQNMRVAFMPWNGYNFEDSILVSERVVQEDRFTTIHIQELACVSRDTKLGPEEITADIPNVGEAALSKLDESGIVYIGAEVTGGDILVGKVTPKGETQLTPEEKLLRAIFGEKASDVKDSSLRVPNGVSGTVIDVQVFTRDGVEKDKRALEIEEMQLKQAKKDLSEELQILEAGLFGRIYAVLVSGGVEAEKLDKLPRDRWLELGLTDEEKQNQLEQLAEQYDELKHEFEKKLEAKRRKITQGDDLAPGVLKIVKVYLAVKRQIQPGDKMAGRHGNKGVISKINPIEDMPYDENGTPVDIVLNPLGVPSRMNIGQILETHLGMAAKGIGDKINAMLKQQQEVAKLREFIQRAYDLGADVRQKVDLSTFSDEEVLRLAENLRKGMPIATPVFDGAKESEIKELLQLGGLPTSGQITLFDGRTGEQFERQVTVGYMYMLKLNHLVDDKMHARSTGSYSLVTQQPLGGKAQFGGQRFGEMEVWALEAYGAAYTLQEMLTVKSDDVNGRTKMYKNIVDGNHQMEPGMPESFNVLLKEIRSLGINIELEDE, from the coding sequence ATGGTTTACTCCTATACCGAGAAAAAACGTATTCGTAAGGATTTTGGTAAACGTCCACAAGTTCTGGATGTGCCATATCTCCTTTCTATCCAGCTTGACTCGTTCCAGAAGTTTATCGAGCAAGATCCTGAAGGGCAGTACGGTCTGGAAGCTGCTTTCCGCTCCGTGTTCCCGATTCAGAGCTACAGCGGTAATTCAGAGCTGCAATACGTCAGCTACCGCCTTGGCGAACCGGTGTTTGACGTTCAGGAATGTCAGATCCGCGGCGTGACCTATTCCGCCCCACTGCGCGTTAAACTGCGTCTGGTGATCTACGAGCGCGAAGCGCCGGAAGGCACCGTTAAAGACATCAAAGAACAAGAAGTCTACATGGGTGAAATTCCACTCATGACAGACAACGGTACCTTCGTTATCAACGGTACCGAGCGTGTTATCGTTTCTCAGCTGCACCGTAGCCCTGGCGTCTTCTTTGACAGTGACAAAGGTAAGACCCACTCTTCCGGTAAAGTACTGTATAACGCACGAATCATTCCTTACCGTGGTTCCTGGCTGGACTTCGAGTTCGATCCGAAAGACAACCTGTTCGTTCGTATCGACCGTCGTCGTAAACTGCCTGCGACCATCATTCTGCGTGCGCTGAATTACACCACTGAGCAGATCCTCGATCTGTTCTTCGAAAAAGTGGTCTTCGAAATTCGCGACAACAAGCTGCAGATGGAACTGGTGCCGGAACGCCTGCGTGGTGAAACCGCTTCCTTTGACATCGAAGCTGATGGCAAAGTGTACGTGGAAAAAGGCCGCCGCATTACCGCGCGCCATATCCGCCAGCTGGAAAAAGACGATATCAAACTTATCGAAGTCCCGGTTGAGTACATTGCTGGCAAAGTGTCTGCGAAAGACTACGTTGACGAATCGACTGGCGAGCTGATCTGCTCTGCAAACATGGAGCTGAGCCTGGATCTGCTGGCTAAGCTGAGTCAGGCTGGTCACAAGCGTATCGAAACGCTGTTCACCAACGATCTGGACCACGGTCCGTACATGTCTGAGACCGTACGTATCGACCCGACCAACGATCGTCTGAGCGCGCTGGTAGAAATCTACCGCATGATGCGCCCGGGTGAACCGCCGACTCGCGAAGCGGCTGAAAGCCTGTTTGAGAACCTGTTCTTCTCCGAAGACCGCTATGATCTGTCCGCGGTAGGTCGCATGAAATTCAACCGTTCTCTGCTGCGCGATGAAATCGAAGGTTCCGGCATCCTGAGCAAAGAAGACATCATTGATGTCATGAAAAAGCTCATTGATATCCGTAACGGTAAAGGCGAAGTGGACGATATCGACCACCTCGGCAACCGTCGTATCCGTTCCGTTGGCGAAATGGCGGAAAACCAGTTCCGCGTTGGCCTGGTGCGTGTAGAGCGTGCGGTGAAAGAGCGTCTGTCTCTGGGCGACCTCGATACCCTGATGCCGCAGGATATGATCAACGCCAAGCCGATTTCCGCCGCAGTGAAAGAGTTCTTTGGCTCCAGCCAGCTGTCTCAGTTTATGGACCAGAACAACCCGCTGTCTGAGATCACGCACAAGCGTCGTATCTCTGCACTCGGCCCAGGCGGTCTGACCCGTGAGCGTGCAGGCTTCGAAGTTCGAGACGTACACCCGACCCACTACGGTCGCGTATGTCCTATCGAAACGCCTGAAGGTCCGAACATCGGTCTGATCAACTCCCTGTCCGTTTATGCGCAGACTAACGAATATGGTTTCCTTGAGACTCCGTATCGTAAAGTGACTGACGGTGTGGTGACTGACGAAATTCATTACCTGTCCGCGATTGAGGAAGGTAACTACGTTATCGCTCAGGCGAACACCAACCTGACGGAAGAAGGTCGTTTCGTAGACGATCTGGTCACCTGCCGCAGCAAAGGCGAATCCAGCCTGTTCAGCGCAGACCAGGTTGACTACATGGACGTTTCCACACAGCAGGTGGTTTCCGTCGGTGCGTCCCTGATCCCGTTCCTGGAACACGATGACGCCAACCGTGCATTGATGGGTGCGAACATGCAACGTCAGGCCGTTCCGACTCTGCGCTCTGATAAGCCGCTGGTCGGTACCGGTATGGAACGTGCTGTTGCCGTTGACTCCGGTGTTACTGCGGTGGCTAAGCGTGGCGGTCTGGTTCAGTACGTGGATGCGTCCCGTATCGTTATCAAAGTTAACGAAGACGAGATGTACCCGGGCGAAGCAGGTATCGACATCTATAACCTGACCAAGTACACCCGTTCTAACCAGAACACCTGCATCAACCAGATGCCGTGTGTGTCTCTGGGTGAGCCGGTTGAGCGCGGCGACGTGCTGGCTGACGGTCCGTCCACCGACCTCGGTGAACTGGCGCTCGGTCAGAACATGCGTGTCGCATTCATGCCGTGGAACGGCTACAACTTCGAAGACTCCATCCTCGTCTCCGAGCGTGTGGTTCAGGAAGATCGTTTCACTACTATTCACATCCAGGAACTGGCGTGTGTGTCCCGTGACACCAAGCTGGGGCCAGAAGAGATCACCGCCGACATCCCGAACGTGGGTGAAGCGGCGCTCTCCAAACTGGATGAATCCGGTATCGTTTACATCGGTGCAGAAGTCACCGGCGGCGACATCCTGGTTGGTAAGGTAACGCCGAAAGGTGAAACCCAGCTGACTCCGGAAGAGAAGCTGCTGCGCGCGATCTTCGGTGAGAAAGCGTCTGACGTTAAAGACTCTTCTCTGCGCGTACCGAATGGCGTATCGGGTACCGTTATCGACGTTCAGGTCTTTACCCGTGATGGCGTAGAGAAAGACAAACGTGCGCTGGAAATCGAAGAAATGCAGCTCAAACAGGCGAAGAAAGACCTGTCTGAAGAACTGCAGATCCTCGAAGCCGGTCTGTTTGGTCGTATCTACGCGGTGCTGGTCTCCGGTGGTGTTGAAGCTGAGAAGCTCGACAAACTGCCGCGCGATCGCTGGCTGGAACTGGGCCTGACCGACGAAGAGAAACAAAATCAGCTGGAACAACTGGCTGAGCAGTATGACGAACTGAAGCACGAGTTCGAGAAGAAACTCGAAGCGAAACGCCGCAAAATCACTCAGGGCGACGATCTGGCACCGGGCGTGCTGAAGATTGTTAAGGTGTATCTGGCCGTTAAACGTCAGATCCAGCCGGGTGATAAAATGGCGGGTCGTCACGGTAACAAGGGTGTTATCTCCAAGATCAACCCGATCGAGGATATGCCTTACGATGAAAACGGTACGCCGGTAGACATCGTACTGAACCCGCTGGGCGTACCGTCTCGTATGAACATCGGTCAGATCCTCGAAACCCACCTGGGTATGGCTGCGAAAGGTATCGGCGATAAGATCAACGCCATGCTGAAACAGCAGCAAGAAGTCGCGAAACTGCGCGAATTCATCCAGCGTGCGTACGATCTGGGCGCTGACGTTCGTCAGAAAGTCGACCTGAGCACCTTCAGCGATGAAGAAGTTCTGCGTCTGGCAGAAAACCTGCGTAAAGGCATGCCGATCGCAACGCCGGTCTTCGACGGTGCGAAAGAGTCAGAAATTAAGGAACTGTTACAGCTGGGTGGCCTGCCGACTTCCGGTCAGATCACTCTGTTCGACGGTCGTACCGGTGAGCAATTCGAGCGCCAGGTTACCGTTGGCTACATGTATATGCTGAAACTGAACCACCTGGTTGATGACAAAATGCATG
- the rplL gene encoding 50S ribosomal protein L7/L12 produces MSITKDQIIEAVAAMSVMDVVELISAMEEKFGVSAAAAVAVAGAGAATEAAEEKTEFDVILKAAGANKVAVIKAVRGATGLGLKEAKDLVESAPAALKEGVSKDDAEALKKSLEEAGAEVEVK; encoded by the coding sequence ATGTCTATCACTAAAGATCAAATCATTGAAGCAGTTGCCGCTATGTCCGTAATGGACGTTGTAGAACTGATCTCTGCAATGGAAGAAAAATTCGGTGTTTCTGCTGCTGCTGCTGTAGCTGTTGCTGGCGCTGGCGCTGCAACTGAAGCTGCTGAAGAGAAAACTGAATTCGACGTAATTCTGAAAGCTGCTGGTGCTAACAAAGTTGCTGTAATCAAAGCAGTACGTGGCGCTACTGGCCTGGGTCTGAAAGAAGCTAAAGACCTGGTAGAATCTGCTCCGGCCGCTCTGAAAGAAGGCGTGAGCAAAGATGACGCAGAAGCTCTGAAAAAATCTCTGGAAGAAGCTGGCGCTGAAGTTGAAGTTAAATAA
- the rplJ gene encoding 50S ribosomal protein L10: MALNLQDKQAIVAEVSEVAKGALSAVVADSRGVTVDKMTELRKAGREAGVYMRVVRNTLLRRVVEGTQFECLKDTFVGPTLIAYSMEHPGAAARLFKEFAKANAKFEVKAAAFEGELIPASQIDRLATLPTYEEAIARLMATMKEAAAGKLVRTLAAVRDAKEAA; the protein is encoded by the coding sequence ATGGCTTTAAATCTTCAAGACAAACAAGCGATTGTTGCTGAAGTCAGCGAAGTAGCCAAAGGCGCGCTGTCTGCAGTAGTTGCGGATTCCCGTGGCGTAACTGTAGATAAAATGACTGAACTGCGTAAAGCAGGTCGTGAAGCTGGCGTATACATGCGTGTTGTTCGTAACACCCTGCTGCGCCGCGTTGTTGAAGGTACTCAGTTCGAGTGCCTGAAAGACACGTTTGTTGGTCCGACCCTGATTGCATACTCTATGGAACACCCGGGCGCTGCTGCTCGTCTGTTCAAAGAGTTCGCGAAAGCGAATGCAAAATTTGAGGTCAAAGCTGCAGCCTTTGAAGGTGAGTTGATCCCGGCATCCCAGATCGATCGCCTGGCAACCCTGCCGACCTACGAAGAAGCAATTGCACGCCTGATGGCAACCATGAAAGAAGCCGCTGCTGGCAAACTGGTTCGCACTCTGGCTGCTGTTCGCGATGCGAAAGAAGCTGCGTAA
- the rplA gene encoding 50S ribosomal protein L1, with protein sequence MAKLTKRMRVIREKVDATKQYDINEAITLLKELATAKFTESVDVAINLGIDARKSDQNVRGATVLPHGTGRSVRVAVFTQGANAEAAKAAGAELVGMEDLADQIKKGEMNFDVVIASPDAMRVVGQLGQVLGPRGLMPNPKVGTVTPNVAEAVKNAKAGQVRYRNDKNGIIHTTIGKVDFDADKLRENLEALLVALKKAKPTQAKGVYIKKVSISTTMGAGVAVDQAGLSTTAAN encoded by the coding sequence ATGGCTAAACTGACCAAGCGTATGCGCGTGATCCGTGAGAAAGTTGATGCAACCAAACAGTATGACATCAACGAAGCCATCACTCTGCTGAAAGAGCTGGCCACCGCTAAATTTACTGAAAGCGTTGATGTTGCTATCAACCTCGGTATCGATGCTCGTAAATCTGACCAGAACGTACGTGGTGCAACTGTACTGCCGCACGGTACTGGCCGTTCCGTACGCGTAGCGGTATTTACTCAGGGTGCGAACGCTGAAGCTGCTAAAGCTGCCGGTGCTGAACTGGTAGGTATGGAAGATCTGGCTGATCAGATCAAGAAAGGCGAAATGAACTTTGACGTGGTTATTGCTTCTCCGGATGCAATGCGCGTTGTTGGCCAGCTGGGCCAGGTTCTGGGCCCACGTGGCCTGATGCCGAACCCGAAAGTGGGTACTGTAACCCCGAACGTTGCTGAAGCGGTTAAAAACGCGAAAGCAGGTCAGGTTCGTTACCGTAACGACAAAAACGGCATCATCCACACCACCATCGGTAAAGTGGATTTCGACGCTGACAAACTGAGAGAAAACCTGGAAGCTCTGCTGGTTGCGCTGAAAAAAGCAAAACCGACTCAGGCGAAAGGCGTGTACATCAAGAAAGTTAGCATCTCCACCACCATGGGTGCTGGTGTTGCCGTTGATCAGGCTGGTCTGAGCACAACTGCTGCAAACTAA
- the rplK gene encoding 50S ribosomal protein L11 yields the protein MAKKVQAYVKLQVAAGMANPSPPVGPALGQQGVNIMEFCKAFNAKTDSIEKGLPIPVVITVYADRSFTFITKTPPAAVLLKKAAGIKSGSGKPNKEKVGTLTRAQLQEIAQTKAADMTGADIEAMTRSIEGTARSMGLVVED from the coding sequence ATGGCTAAGAAAGTACAAGCCTATGTCAAGCTGCAGGTTGCAGCTGGTATGGCTAACCCGAGTCCGCCAGTTGGTCCGGCTCTGGGTCAGCAGGGCGTAAACATCATGGAATTCTGTAAAGCATTCAACGCGAAAACGGATTCCATCGAAAAAGGTCTGCCGATTCCGGTAGTTATCACCGTTTACGCTGACCGTTCCTTCACGTTCATCACCAAGACTCCGCCGGCCGCCGTTCTGCTGAAGAAAGCTGCGGGCATCAAGTCTGGTTCTGGCAAGCCGAACAAAGAGAAAGTGGGTACACTGACTCGCGCTCAGCTGCAGGAAATCGCGCAGACTAAAGCTGCCGACATGACCGGCGCCGACATTGAAGCGATGACTCGCTCAATCGAAGGTACTGCGCGTTCCATGGGCCTGGTAGTGGAGGATTAA
- the nusG gene encoding transcription termination/antitermination protein NusG: MSEAPKKRWYVVQAFSGFEGRVATSLREHIKLHNMEELFGEVMVPTEEVVEIRGGQRRKSERKFFPGYVLVQMVMNDASWHLVRSVPRVMGFIGGTSDRPAPISDKEVDAIMNRLQQVGDKPRPKTLFEPGEMVRVNDGPFADFNGVVEEVDYEKSRLKVSVSIFGRATPVELDFSQVEKA; this comes from the coding sequence ATGTCTGAAGCTCCTAAAAAGCGCTGGTACGTCGTTCAGGCGTTTTCCGGTTTTGAAGGCCGCGTAGCAACGTCGCTGCGCGAGCATATCAAATTACACAATATGGAAGAGTTGTTTGGTGAAGTCATGGTCCCGACCGAAGAAGTGGTCGAAATCCGTGGCGGCCAGCGTCGTAAGAGCGAGCGCAAATTCTTCCCGGGTTACGTGCTGGTTCAGATGGTAATGAACGATGCCAGCTGGCACCTGGTGCGTAGCGTTCCGCGCGTAATGGGCTTCATCGGTGGTACTTCCGATCGTCCGGCTCCTATCAGCGATAAAGAAGTTGATGCGATTATGAACCGCCTGCAGCAGGTGGGTGATAAGCCGCGTCCGAAAACGCTGTTTGAACCAGGTGAAATGGTTCGCGTTAATGACGGCCCGTTTGCTGACTTCAACGGCGTCGTGGAAGAAGTGGACTACGAGAAGTCCCGTCTGAAAGTTTCCGTTTCTATCTTTGGTCGTGCGACCCCGGTAGAACTGGACTTCAGCCAGGTTGAAAAAGCATAA
- the secE gene encoding preprotein translocase subunit SecE, with translation MSANTEAQGSGRGLEAIKWLVVAVLLIVAIVGNYLYRDMMLPLRALAVVILIAAAGGVALLTTKGKATVAFAREARTEVRKVIWPTRQETLHTTLIVAAVTAVMSLILWGLDGILVRLVSLITGLRF, from the coding sequence ATGAGTGCGAATACCGAAGCTCAAGGAAGCGGGCGCGGCCTGGAAGCGATAAAGTGGCTGGTTGTTGCTGTCCTGCTGATTGTAGCTATCGTTGGCAATTACCTTTATCGTGACATGATGCTGCCGCTACGTGCGCTGGCAGTGGTTATTCTGATTGCTGCAGCGGGTGGTGTCGCGCTGTTGACGACGAAAGGTAAGGCGACTGTCGCCTTTGCTCGTGAAGCGAGAACCGAAGTCCGTAAGGTGATTTGGCCGACTCGCCAGGAAACATTGCACACCACGCTGATTGTGGCCGCAGTTACTGCTGTAATGTCACTGATCCTGTGGGGACTGGATGGTATTCTGGTTCGCCTGGTATCCTTAATCACTGGCCTGAGGTTCTGA
- the tuf gene encoding elongation factor Tu: MSKEKFERTKPHVNVGTIGHVDHGKTTLTAAITTVLAKTYGGAARAFDQIDNAPEEKARGITINTSHVEYDTPTRHYAHVDCPGHADYVKNMITGAAQMDGAILVVAATDGPMPQTREHILLGRQVGVPYIIVFLNKCDMVDDEELLELVEMEVRELLSQYDFPGDDTPIVRGSALKALEGDAEWEAKIIELAGFLDTYIPEPERAIDKPFLLPIEDVFSISGRGTVVTGRVERGIIKVGEEVEIVGIKETAKSTCTGVEMFRKLLDEGRAGENVGVLLRGIKREEIERGQVLAKPGTINPHTKFESEVYILSKDEGGRHTPFFKGYRPQFYFRTTDVTGTIELPEGVEMVMPGDNIKMVVTLIHPIAMDDGLRFAIREGGRTVGAGVVAKVLS; encoded by the coding sequence ATGTCTAAAGAAAAGTTTGAACGTACAAAACCGCACGTTAACGTCGGTACTATCGGCCACGTTGACCATGGTAAAACAACGCTGACCGCTGCAATCACTACCGTACTGGCTAAAACCTACGGCGGTGCTGCTCGCGCATTCGATCAGATCGATAACGCGCCGGAAGAAAAAGCTCGTGGTATCACCATCAACACTTCTCACGTTGAATACGATACCCCGACTCGCCACTACGCACACGTAGACTGCCCGGGCCACGCCGACTATGTTAAAAACATGATCACTGGTGCGGCACAGATGGACGGCGCAATCCTGGTAGTTGCTGCGACTGACGGCCCGATGCCGCAGACTCGTGAGCACATCCTGCTGGGTCGTCAGGTAGGCGTTCCGTACATCATCGTGTTCCTGAACAAATGCGACATGGTTGATGACGAAGAGCTGCTGGAACTGGTAGAGATGGAAGTTCGTGAACTGCTGTCTCAGTACGATTTCCCGGGCGACGACACGCCGATCGTTCGTGGTTCTGCTCTGAAAGCGCTGGAAGGCGACGCAGAGTGGGAAGCGAAAATCATCGAACTGGCAGGCTTCCTGGATACTTACATTCCGGAACCAGAGCGTGCGATTGACAAGCCGTTCCTGCTGCCGATCGAAGACGTATTCTCCATTTCTGGTCGTGGTACCGTTGTTACCGGTCGTGTAGAGCGCGGTATCATCAAAGTGGGTGAAGAAGTTGAAATCGTTGGTATCAAGGAGACTGCGAAGTCCACCTGTACTGGCGTAGAAATGTTCCGCAAACTGCTGGACGAAGGCCGTGCTGGTGAGAACGTAGGTGTTCTGCTGCGTGGTATCAAACGTGAAGAAATCGAACGTGGTCAGGTACTGGCGAAGCCGGGCACCATTAACCCGCACACCAAGTTCGAATCTGAAGTGTATATTCTGTCCAAAGACGAAGGCGGCCGTCACACTCCGTTCTTCAAAGGCTACCGTCCGCAGTTCTACTTCCGTACAACTGACGTGACTGGCACCATCGAACTGCCGGAAGGCGTAGAGATGGTAATGCCGGGCGACAACATCAAAATGGTTGTTACCCTGATCCACCCGATCGCGATGGACGACGGTCTGCGTTTCGCAATCCGTGAAGGCGGCCGTACTGTTGGCGCAGGCGTTGTAGCTAAAGTTCTCAGCTAA
- the coaA gene encoding type I pantothenate kinase, translated as MRKKEQALMTPYLQFNRSQWAALRDSVPMTLTEGEITRLKGINEDLSLEEVAEIYLPLSRLLNFYISSNLRRQAVLEQFLGTNGQRIPYIISIAGSVAVGKSTTARVLQALLSRWPEHRRVELITTDGFLHPNAVLKERGLMKKKGFPLSYDMHRLVKFVSDLKSGATNVTAPVYSHLIYDVIPDGDKTVAQPDILILEGLNVLQSGMDYPHDPHHVFVSDFVDFSIYVDAPEALLKSWYINRFLKFREGAFTDPDSYFHNYAKLSKDEAVNIATSLWNEINLLNLKENILPTRERASLILTKSANHSVEQVRLRK; from the coding sequence ATGAGAAAAAAAGAGCAAGCGTTAATGACACCCTACTTACAGTTTAACCGTAGCCAGTGGGCTGCTCTTCGTGATTCCGTTCCGATGACGTTAACCGAAGGCGAAATTACACGGTTAAAAGGCATCAACGAAGATCTTTCCCTGGAAGAAGTCGCCGAAATCTATTTGCCGTTGTCGCGTCTGCTGAACTTCTATATCAGTTCCAACCTGCGTCGTCAGGCGGTGCTGGAACAGTTTCTGGGGACTAACGGGCAGCGCATTCCTTATATCATCAGCATTGCAGGAAGCGTGGCGGTCGGGAAAAGTACTACAGCACGTGTGTTGCAGGCGCTGTTGAGCCGCTGGCCGGAACATCGCCGTGTTGAACTGATTACGACTGACGGTTTCCTGCACCCTAACGCGGTGCTGAAAGAGCGGGGGTTAATGAAGAAAAAGGGCTTCCCTCTTTCTTATGATATGCACCGTTTAGTCAAATTCGTTTCAGATCTGAAATCCGGAGCGACAAACGTGACTGCACCGGTTTACTCTCATCTGATTTATGATGTTATTCCTGACGGCGACAAAACGGTCGCGCAACCGGATATCCTTATTCTGGAAGGATTAAATGTCCTGCAGAGCGGGATGGATTATCCGCACGATCCGCACCATGTTTTTGTTTCTGATTTTGTTGATTTTTCAATCTATGTAGATGCGCCAGAAGCGTTACTTAAAAGCTGGTATATCAACCGGTTTTTGAAATTCCGCGAGGGGGCATTTACGGACCCGGACTCTTATTTCCATAACTATGCGAAATTAAGTAAAGACGAAGCCGTAAATATTGCGACATCATTGTGGAATGAAATCAACCTACTGAATTTGAAAGAGAACATTCTCCCCACCCGTGAACGCGCCAGTTTAATTCTGACCAAAAGCGCTAACCACTCTGTTGAGCAGGTTCGTCTGCGGAAATAA
- the birA gene encoding bifunctional biotin--[acetyl-CoA-carboxylase] ligase/biotin operon repressor BirA, with product MKDNTIPLMLISLLSDGEFHSGEQLGERLGMSRAAINKHIQTLRDWGVDVFTVPGKGYSLPEPIQLLNNALIHSQLPQGDVAVLPVIDSTNQYLLDRMSELQSGDACVAEYQHAGRGRRGRKWFSPFGANLYLSMYWRLEQGPAAAIGLSLVIGIVMAEVLQSLGADQVRVKWPNDLYLNDRKLAGILVELTGKTGDAAQLVIGAGINLAMRRVETDVVNQGWINLQEAGITLDRNILAVRLIKELRSSLQLFEQEGLAPWLPRWEKLDNFINRPVKLIIGDKEIYGISRGIDAQGALLLDQDGVVKPWVGGEISLRSAE from the coding sequence GTGAAAGACAACACCATTCCATTGATGCTTATCTCGCTACTCTCTGATGGCGAATTTCACTCGGGCGAGCAACTGGGTGAACGCCTGGGCATGAGCCGGGCGGCAATTAACAAACATATCCAGACGTTGCGGGACTGGGGTGTGGATGTCTTTACCGTGCCAGGGAAGGGGTACAGCCTGCCGGAGCCTATCCAGCTCCTGAACAACGCACTGATCCACAGTCAACTCCCGCAGGGCGATGTGGCTGTGCTGCCGGTTATCGATTCAACCAACCAGTATCTGCTGGACAGAATGAGTGAGCTACAATCGGGCGATGCCTGCGTGGCGGAGTATCAGCATGCAGGGCGTGGACGCCGTGGCAGAAAATGGTTCTCCCCTTTTGGCGCCAACCTGTATCTGTCGATGTACTGGCGACTGGAACAGGGGCCCGCCGCAGCTATCGGGCTGAGCCTGGTGATTGGTATTGTGATGGCTGAAGTGCTGCAAAGCCTGGGGGCCGATCAGGTTCGGGTGAAATGGCCGAACGATCTCTACCTGAACGATCGCAAGCTGGCGGGCATTCTGGTTGAATTGACCGGAAAAACCGGCGATGCGGCGCAGCTTGTCATCGGTGCAGGGATTAACCTCGCCATGCGTCGTGTAGAAACGGATGTGGTTAATCAGGGTTGGATTAATCTGCAGGAAGCCGGAATAACGCTTGATCGTAATATTCTGGCTGTGCGCTTAATCAAAGAACTGCGTAGCTCACTGCAACTTTTTGAACAGGAAGGGTTAGCGCCCTGGCTGCCTCGCTGGGAAAAACTGGACAATTTCATCAATCGCCCGGTTAAGTTAATTATTGGCGACAAAGAAATTTATGGTATTTCCCGCGGAATAGATGCTCAGGGTGCGCTTTTGCTTGATCAGGACGGCGTCGTTAAACCCTGGGTAGGTGGCGAAATTTCCCTGCGAAGCGCAGAGTAA